The following are from one region of the Cloacibacterium normanense genome:
- a CDS encoding DUF2147 domain-containing protein: protein MKKLAFAFFSLFFSVLSYAQIEGKWKTIDDETGKPKSIVEIFKKSDGKYYGKIVQLLQKPENNNCVKCTDDRKNKSLVGLEIIRGLKKDGSEFTDGTITDPKKGKTYNCTVTRSGDKLNVRGYVGISLIGRNQTWHRVD, encoded by the coding sequence ATGAAAAAATTAGCATTCGCATTTTTCTCTTTATTCTTCAGTGTTCTTTCATATGCTCAAATAGAAGGGAAATGGAAAACAATTGATGATGAAACAGGGAAGCCTAAATCTATCGTAGAAATTTTCAAAAAATCAGACGGTAAATATTATGGCAAAATTGTACAATTATTACAAAAACCAGAAAATAACAACTGTGTAAAATGTACAGATGATAGAAAAAATAAGTCATTAGTTGGTTTAGAAATCATCAGAGGTTTAAAGAAAGATGGTTCAGAATTTACTGATGGAACCATTACAGATCCTAAAAAAGGAAAAACGTACAACTGTACAGTGACCAGAAGTGGTGATAAACTGAATGTAAGAGGTTACGTAGGAATCTCATTAATCGGTAGAAACCAAACTTGGCATAGAGTAGATTAA
- a CDS encoding DUF6427 family protein, which yields MFRLLSKESNIFSIPVYIFFLFLLIISFNILDFKTLGVFSSIITFCGFALGYFLFNAIGLNYNTHLPLFLYTFFVFALYPGSLDIGIAMSLFTNSFVMVLLTSNQDEVRKNSYLIIGAILAVNFLFLPTTWPMFIFVLIHLISTSDHISLNIFRLFFGNTLVFGTYFGVMYLIGYHDFDESYIPYVEDSFLQDYYPLHLLLPVALYVLYAVMDHFANFNKKSPSSKFKYTFMLMFFFAQLVTVFLYMGKNYEYLLLLVLPNVIILSRALRFLKKYWMKEFGLWIIILTLLLFKLSTYVNIGELI from the coding sequence ATGTTCAGATTACTATCAAAAGAAAGCAATATTTTTTCGATTCCTGTCTATATATTTTTTTTATTTCTTTTGATAATATCATTTAATATATTGGATTTCAAAACATTAGGTGTTTTTTCTAGCATCATTACGTTTTGTGGATTTGCGTTAGGATATTTTCTTTTTAATGCTATCGGTCTGAATTACAATACTCATCTTCCTCTTTTTCTGTATACTTTTTTTGTATTTGCATTATATCCGGGAAGTTTAGACATAGGAATTGCGATGTCACTCTTTACCAATTCTTTTGTAATGGTTTTATTGACCAGCAATCAAGATGAAGTAAGGAAAAATTCATACCTGATCATTGGAGCAATTTTGGCGGTGAATTTCTTGTTTTTGCCTACAACATGGCCTATGTTTATTTTCGTGTTGATTCACCTTATTTCTACTTCAGATCATATTTCGTTGAATATTTTCAGATTATTTTTTGGGAATACATTGGTTTTTGGAACTTATTTCGGCGTGATGTATCTTATTGGTTATCATGATTTTGACGAAAGTTATATTCCTTATGTAGAAGATTCTTTCTTGCAAGATTATTATCCGTTACATCTTCTTTTACCCGTTGCTTTATACGTTTTGTATGCTGTAATGGACCATTTTGCCAATTTTAATAAAAAAAGTCCTTCGAGTAAATTTAAGTATACTTTTATGCTTATGTTTTTCTTTGCACAATTGGTGACTGTTTTTCTTTACATGGGCAAAAATTATGAATATTTACTTTTATTGGTTTTACCGAATGTGATTATTCTTTCTAGAGCCTTGAGATTTTTGAAAAAATATTGGATGAAAGAATTTGGGCTATGGATAATTATTCTCACTTTATTACTTTTTAAACTTAGCACTTATGTAAACATAGGTGAATTGATATAG
- a CDS encoding universal stress protein, whose amino-acid sequence MKNIILPIDFSDTTDILVEGAVDFAKEIAGKIYLIHVAPADIGFAIGDMGFQYFPEIEKSEISEELAELNEIEKRIKAKGVACEHLLKQGIAAEIILDYAKDKKANYIVMGSHGRSGIYDVFVGSLTKDITKKSPIPVLVVPCHN is encoded by the coding sequence ATGAAAAATATTATTTTACCTATCGATTTTTCTGACACTACTGATATTCTTGTAGAAGGCGCTGTAGATTTTGCAAAAGAAATAGCCGGAAAAATTTATTTAATACACGTAGCTCCTGCAGATATAGGTTTTGCTATAGGAGATATGGGATTTCAATATTTCCCAGAGATAGAAAAATCTGAAATTTCTGAAGAACTCGCCGAGTTGAATGAAATTGAAAAAAGAATAAAAGCAAAAGGTGTAGCTTGTGAACATTTGCTGAAACAAGGCATCGCTGCTGAAATTATTTTAGATTATGCTAAAGACAAAAAAGCCAACTACATCGTCATGGGAAGCCATGGAAGAAGCGGCATTTACGATGTTTTCGTAGGAAGTCTTACCAAAGATATCACGAAAAAATCTCCTATTCCTGTTTTAGTAGTTCCTTGTCACAATTAA
- a CDS encoding DUF6341 family protein yields the protein MTSFWLFLSDLFIWSFGFYDFAGNVLNWILFIVASTLFCYWCYVLVTTLGNNKDKEYYSPTEGKFPYYNPELHTKED from the coding sequence ATGACGTCTTTTTGGTTATTCTTAAGTGATTTGTTCATATGGTCTTTCGGATTCTATGATTTCGCAGGAAACGTATTGAACTGGATTCTATTTATTGTAGCTAGTACTTTATTTTGCTATTGGTGTTATGTTTTAGTAACCACATTAGGGAATAATAAAGATAAAGAATATTATTCACCTACAGAAGGTAAATTCCCATACTACAACCCAGAATTACACACTAAAGAAGATTAA
- a CDS encoding glycosyltransferase family 2 protein, with product MDKNKFYSLVIPMYNEEGNAGILIDRISDAMNGYHYELILIDDNSSDKTIQEIKEKKHPNVVLIELKKNYGQSSAMMAGFDYATGDYVITLDGDLQNDPSDIPAMVELLENGKFDLVVGKRQKRKDSSIRTIPSKIANFIIKKSTKLNISDQGCALKVFTNETAKELNLYGENHRFISLMAHLNGAKITEIPVKHHPRQHGVSKYGMNRTFKVINDLLLVLFNKKYLSKPIYLFGNIGLFTFTLGVLVNIYLLALKILGNDIGGRPLLILGVLLIFIGIQFFTTGIIVDMLMKTYYESQEKRPFNIRNITTFGESQS from the coding sequence ATGGATAAAAATAAATTCTACTCTCTCGTTATTCCTATGTATAACGAAGAAGGAAATGCAGGAATTTTAATCGACAGAATTTCTGATGCTATGAATGGATATCACTACGAACTCATCTTAATAGACGACAATTCTTCGGATAAAACCATACAAGAAATCAAAGAAAAAAAACATCCAAATGTAGTGTTGATTGAGCTCAAAAAAAATTACGGACAAAGTTCTGCAATGATGGCTGGTTTCGATTATGCAACTGGTGATTACGTGATTACACTTGATGGAGATTTGCAAAACGATCCTTCAGATATCCCTGCAATGGTAGAGCTTTTAGAAAATGGAAAATTCGATTTGGTGGTTGGGAAACGTCAAAAAAGAAAAGATTCTTCCATCAGAACCATTCCTTCAAAAATTGCGAATTTCATCATCAAAAAATCTACAAAACTCAATATTTCTGACCAAGGTTGTGCGCTGAAAGTTTTCACCAATGAAACGGCAAAAGAACTGAATCTATACGGCGAAAACCATAGATTTATTAGTTTAATGGCGCATTTAAATGGTGCTAAAATTACAGAAATTCCCGTAAAACATCACCCAAGACAACATGGCGTTTCTAAATACGGAATGAACAGAACTTTCAAGGTGATTAATGACTTGCTTTTGGTTTTATTCAATAAAAAATACCTTTCTAAACCGATTTATCTTTTCGGAAATATCGGTTTATTCACTTTTACATTGGGAGTTTTGGTTAATATTTATTTATTGGCGCTCAAAATTTTAGGAAATGACATTGGCGGAAGACCTTTACTAATCCTAGGTGTTTTACTTATTTTCATTGGCATTCAGTTTTTCACCACAGGAATTATTGTAGACATGTTGATGAAAACCTACTACGAATCTCAAGAAAAAAGACCTTTTAACATCAGAAATATCACAACATTTGGAGAAAGTCAATCTTAA
- a CDS encoding lysylphosphatidylglycerol synthase transmembrane domain-containing protein, whose translation MEKVNLKKLLINFAKIFISIALLYFVFQKIPFREVTVLWTKTNVFYLVMAAILFLASQIISTKRLELYFEANDFHLSFRSNLELYFLGMFYNFFIPGGIGGDAYKVYLLNKNFGWSAKKITSSLFNDRLSGLLAICVLILVFSFNLLEAKFFPILFVLLVVGFFFTYFLTKKLFSIYTTVFFKAFSYSFLVQILQVISFIFLLKSLDVTDNFTIYAVVFLASSVLSLISFAGIGVREMLFLQASKWFSFQPEISVSASLLFTMITAFFSLFGVIFQIRKLNLKLTETP comes from the coding sequence TTGGAGAAAGTCAATCTTAAAAAACTACTCATCAACTTTGCTAAAATTTTCATTAGCATTGCTTTGTTGTATTTCGTTTTTCAGAAAATTCCTTTTCGGGAAGTAACCGTTTTATGGACAAAAACGAATGTTTTTTATCTCGTGATGGCTGCTATTCTTTTCTTGGCATCTCAAATTATTTCTACCAAAAGACTTGAACTCTATTTTGAAGCCAATGATTTCCATTTGAGCTTCAGAAGCAATTTAGAACTCTATTTTTTGGGAATGTTCTATAATTTTTTCATTCCAGGTGGAATTGGTGGAGACGCTTACAAAGTCTATCTTTTGAATAAAAATTTCGGTTGGAGTGCCAAAAAAATTACCTCATCACTTTTTAATGACCGATTAAGCGGACTTTTGGCAATCTGCGTATTGATTTTAGTATTTTCATTCAATTTGCTAGAAGCCAAATTCTTCCCCATCTTATTTGTTCTTTTAGTGGTAGGATTTTTCTTCACTTATTTTTTGACTAAAAAGCTTTTTTCTATCTATACCACAGTTTTTTTTAAAGCTTTTTCCTATTCATTTTTAGTCCAAATTTTACAAGTCATCAGTTTTATATTTTTATTAAAAAGTTTAGATGTAACTGACAATTTCACTATTTACGCAGTAGTATTTTTAGCAAGTTCAGTGCTCAGTTTAATTTCTTTTGCAGGAATTGGAGTGAGAGAAATGCTCTTTTTACAAGCTTCTAAATGGTTTAGTTTTCAGCCAGAGATTTCAGTTTCTGCGTCTTTACTTTTTACAATGATTACAGCATTTTTTTCACTTTTTGGAGTGATATTTCAAATAAGAAAGTTAAATTTGAAGCTTACCGAAACGCCATGA
- a CDS encoding DUF3109 family protein, giving the protein MIQIDDKLISEDIFSEEFVCNLSKCKGICCVEGDAGAPLDKNETKILERIYPKIKSYLRQEGIAAIEEQGTHVTDIDGDLVTPLVNGGECAYVIFDEKGITKCGIEKAYEDGVVDWQKPISCHLYPIRVTEYRNFSAINYHEWDVCSDACTLGKELQVPVYKFLKTPLIRKYGEDFYKTLCEAAEEWEREFNS; this is encoded by the coding sequence ATGATTCAAATAGATGATAAATTAATTTCTGAAGATATTTTTTCTGAAGAATTTGTATGTAACCTCAGCAAATGCAAGGGAATCTGCTGTGTAGAAGGAGATGCGGGAGCTCCGCTTGACAAAAATGAGACTAAAATTTTGGAAAGAATTTATCCAAAAATTAAAAGTTATCTTAGACAAGAAGGAATTGCTGCCATCGAAGAGCAAGGAACACACGTTACCGATATTGATGGAGATTTGGTAACGCCACTCGTAAATGGTGGAGAATGCGCTTATGTAATTTTTGATGAAAAAGGCATCACCAAATGTGGAATCGAAAAAGCATATGAAGATGGTGTTGTAGATTGGCAAAAACCTATTTCTTGTCACCTTTATCCTATTAGAGTAACAGAATATAGAAATTTTTCAGCCATCAATTATCATGAATGGGACGTATGTAGCGACGCTTGTACCTTAGGTAAAGAATTGCAAGTTCCTGTTTATAAATTCTTGAAAACGCCACTGATTAGAAAATACGGCGAAGATTTTTACAAAACTCTTTGCGAAGCAGCAGAAGAATGGGAACGCGAATTTAATTCGTAG
- a CDS encoding response regulator, which yields MMIKVAIVDDNLFLQKTVQEKLSFFENVEIKSKSLNGKELLQKLEKNSNLDLILMDIEMPEMNGVETTAEVKKRYPHIKILMLTVFDNDEKIFKSIKAGADGYLLKEINPQELYNSIKETLSGGAAMTPSIALKTLKLLREPQVFETEEEKEKITLTAREIQVLEQLSKGLKYDAIAENLILSKGTIRKHVENIYAKLQVHNKLEAVQIAKKNKLI from the coding sequence ATCATGATAAAAGTAGCGATAGTAGACGATAATCTTTTTTTGCAAAAAACGGTTCAAGAGAAACTGTCTTTTTTTGAAAATGTAGAAATCAAATCAAAATCTCTGAACGGAAAAGAATTGCTCCAAAAATTAGAAAAAAACTCCAACTTAGATTTGATTTTGATGGATATAGAAATGCCAGAAATGAATGGAGTAGAAACAACTGCCGAAGTAAAAAAGCGTTATCCGCACATCAAAATTTTAATGCTTACGGTTTTTGATAATGATGAAAAAATTTTTAAATCCATCAAAGCTGGAGCCGATGGTTATTTGCTGAAGGAAATTAATCCTCAAGAATTATACAATTCCATCAAAGAAACGCTTTCTGGAGGCGCTGCAATGACGCCGTCTATCGCGCTGAAAACATTGAAATTGCTCAGAGAGCCACAAGTTTTCGAAACGGAAGAAGAAAAAGAAAAAATTACACTTACTGCAAGAGAAATTCAGGTTTTGGAACAATTGAGCAAAGGATTAAAATATGATGCTATTGCAGAAAATCTCATTCTTTCTAAAGGAACGATTAGAAAACATGTGGAAAATATTTACGCTAAATTGCAGGTTCATAATAAGTTAGAAGCAGTGCAGATTGCTAAGAAGAATAAATTAATTTAA
- a CDS encoding pyruvate dehydrogenase complex E1 component subunit beta: MQLNKLIKMKEVQFREAICEAMSEEMRKDESIYLIGEEVAEYNGAYKASKGMLAEFGPKRVIDAPIAELGFAGISVGAAMNGNRPIVEFMTFNFSMVAIDQIISNAAKMYQMSGGQWNVPIVFRGPTGSAGQLGATHSQAFESWYANCPGLKVIVPSNPYDAKGLLKSAIRDNDPVIFMESEQMYGDKMEIPEEEYYIPIGKADIKKEGKDVTLVSFGKILKLAMQAAADLEQEGISVEVIDLRTIRPLDYETVLNSVQKTNRLVVLEEAWPFGSVASEITYMVQQKAFDYLDAPIKRITTPDAPAPYSAALFAEWFPKLEKVKQEIKNVLYVKS; the protein is encoded by the coding sequence TTGCAACTCAACAAATTAATCAAAATGAAAGAAGTACAATTTCGTGAGGCTATCTGTGAAGCAATGAGCGAAGAAATGCGTAAAGACGAATCGATATATCTCATTGGCGAAGAAGTAGCAGAATATAACGGAGCTTACAAAGCTTCAAAAGGAATGTTAGCAGAATTTGGTCCAAAAAGAGTAATAGATGCACCCATTGCAGAATTAGGTTTTGCTGGGATTTCTGTAGGAGCTGCAATGAACGGAAATAGACCTATAGTAGAGTTTATGACTTTTAACTTCTCTATGGTGGCTATTGACCAAATTATTTCTAATGCAGCGAAAATGTATCAAATGAGTGGTGGACAGTGGAATGTGCCAATCGTTTTTAGAGGGCCTACTGGTTCTGCAGGTCAGTTAGGAGCTACACACTCTCAAGCTTTTGAAAGTTGGTATGCAAACTGCCCAGGTCTTAAAGTAATTGTTCCTTCTAATCCATATGATGCAAAAGGATTACTGAAATCTGCAATTAGAGATAATGATCCTGTGATTTTCATGGAATCTGAACAGATGTACGGAGATAAAATGGAAATTCCAGAAGAAGAATACTATATCCCAATTGGTAAAGCTGATATCAAAAAAGAAGGTAAAGATGTGACTTTGGTTTCTTTTGGTAAAATCTTAAAATTAGCCATGCAAGCAGCAGCTGATTTAGAACAAGAAGGAATTTCTGTAGAAGTAATAGACTTAAGAACAATTCGTCCTTTAGATTATGAGACAGTTCTTAATTCTGTACAAAAAACCAATAGATTAGTAGTTTTAGAAGAAGCATGGCCATTTGGTTCTGTAGCTTCAGAAATTACATACATGGTTCAGCAAAAAGCATTTGATTATTTAGATGCACCAATTAAGAGAATTACAACTCCAGATGCACCTGCTCCATATTCAGCAGCGTTATTTGCAGAGTGGTTCCCGAAATTAGAAAAAGTAAAACAAGAGATTAAAAACGTTTTATACGTAAAATCTTAA
- a CDS encoding fumarylacetoacetate hydrolase family protein, which translates to MKIICIGRNYAEHAKELGNEIPENPVIFMKPDTAVLKKGSDFYIPEFSDDVHYELEVVLKISKGGKYIQKENAPKHYDEIALGIDFTARDLQFQLKGKGLPWELAKGFDGSAVVSDFFPKENFDLKNLNFQLQKNKEIVQDGNTNLMMFSPDDIIAFVSQYFTLRVGDLIFTGTPKGVGKVSENDELEMFLEGEKVYSLRIQ; encoded by the coding sequence ATGAAAATCATTTGCATAGGAAGAAATTACGCAGAACACGCGAAAGAATTAGGAAACGAAATTCCAGAAAATCCAGTTATTTTCATGAAACCTGACACTGCTGTATTGAAAAAAGGCAGTGATTTCTATATTCCAGAATTTTCTGATGATGTGCATTATGAATTAGAAGTAGTGCTCAAAATTTCTAAAGGCGGAAAATATATCCAAAAAGAAAATGCACCTAAACATTATGACGAAATTGCGCTCGGAATAGATTTTACTGCGAGAGATTTACAGTTTCAGCTCAAAGGAAAAGGTTTGCCTTGGGAATTGGCAAAAGGTTTTGACGGAAGCGCTGTAGTTTCTGATTTTTTCCCAAAAGAAAATTTTGATTTAAAAAATTTGAATTTTCAACTTCAAAAAAATAAAGAAATCGTACAAGATGGAAATACCAATCTGATGATGTTTTCGCCAGATGATATTATTGCTTTTGTCTCTCAATACTTCACTTTAAGAGTGGGAGATTTAATTTTCACAGGGACGCCAAAAGGTGTAGGAAAGGTATCAGAAAACGATGAGCTAGAAATGTTTCTAGAAGGCGAAAAAGTTTATAGTCTGCGCATACAATAA
- a CDS encoding 3'-5' exonuclease produces the protein MNLKLHKPLCIFDLETTGINISKDRIVEICILKVFPDASRESKTWYVNPEMPIPTEATAVHGISDEDVKDSPTFKELAPKIIDMIKDSDLGGFNSNRFDIPLLAEELLRAGYDFDLSKHRPIDAQTIFHKMEPRNLSAAYQFYCGKSLENAHSAEADTLATFEVLDAQIEKYADLPNDIAALSEFSFHNKFADLAGFIAFDDKDEEIFTFGKYKGQKVKDVFTKDVGYFGWIQNADFPLYTKKVLTKIQLRSKF, from the coding sequence ATGAATCTAAAACTCCATAAACCGCTCTGTATCTTTGATTTAGAAACAACTGGAATCAATATTTCTAAAGACAGAATTGTAGAAATCTGCATTCTGAAAGTTTTTCCAGATGCTTCTAGAGAAAGTAAAACTTGGTATGTAAATCCAGAAATGCCAATTCCTACAGAAGCTACCGCAGTTCACGGAATTTCTGATGAAGACGTAAAAGATTCTCCTACTTTTAAAGAACTGGCTCCGAAAATCATTGACATGATTAAGGATTCTGATTTAGGAGGTTTTAATTCGAATAGATTTGATATTCCACTTTTAGCAGAGGAATTGTTGAGAGCTGGTTATGATTTTGATTTATCTAAACACAGACCAATTGATGCTCAAACCATTTTCCACAAAATGGAACCTAGAAATCTAAGTGCAGCGTACCAATTTTACTGCGGAAAATCTCTAGAAAATGCCCATTCTGCGGAAGCAGATACATTGGCAACCTTCGAAGTGTTGGATGCTCAAATCGAAAAATATGCAGATTTACCAAATGATATTGCTGCTTTAAGCGAATTTTCATTCCATAATAAATTTGCAGATTTGGCAGGATTTATCGCCTTTGATGATAAAGATGAAGAAATTTTCACTTTTGGAAAATACAAAGGTCAAAAAGTGAAAGATGTCTTCACAAAAGATGTAGGATATTTCGGTTGGATTCAAAATGCTGATTTCCCACTTTACACTAAAAAGGTTTTGACTAAAATTCAGTTGAGAAGTAAATTTTAA
- a CDS encoding ArnT family glycosyltransferase — MNPNQLLSRNQIFFLFVGFILVYLVGLFIPLMENDSAQHATMAMRMANSGNFLEIYKGDNPYLDKPHLHFWLAALSMKFFGISHIAYRIPAILCLFLAAFSVKKIADLLYKNENLSYTASLIFLASQTIILSAHDVRTDAVLTGFIALSVWQFLAFIKTQKINNVVLAGLFTALAFSSKGLMAIVIIGFSVFSYLLYSREWLKFFNLKIIFAALSFGVGILPILYAYYHQFGNEGVEFILFNQSVNRLQAKGFEQNSPDYSFFFHTLLWAFLPFSIAFYTGVFERTKNLIKVRFQKVEGVEFLTLGGFWLVMLVFSFSKFKLPHYLNGLIPILSVFTASYIFEIFEKNQWKKARVFWVIQLVVISISLVGVLMLTYYFTGIHEVILFVVGLFFVGTLLLYIFKKENMVRRWVWVSLLFAITINIFLNSQFYPVLTQYQGGLKMAQYFEKNQLSTQNLFMPKDYEIWSFDFYTQQNTPRKEVSLLKKGDRVLVYENDLQNITQPYEILHQEKHFKITKLSLKFLNPKTRNEKLKKLYLLEILN; from the coding sequence ATGAATCCAAATCAATTACTTTCTAGAAATCAAATCTTTTTTCTTTTTGTAGGCTTTATTTTGGTGTACTTAGTTGGGCTATTTATTCCACTCATGGAAAATGATTCTGCTCAACATGCTACAATGGCGATGAGAATGGCCAATTCTGGCAATTTTCTAGAAATTTATAAAGGAGATAATCCTTATCTAGACAAACCGCACTTGCATTTTTGGCTCGCAGCTTTATCGATGAAATTTTTTGGAATTAGTCATATTGCATATAGAATTCCAGCGATTTTATGCTTGTTTTTAGCCGCTTTTTCTGTAAAAAAGATAGCTGATTTATTGTATAAAAATGAAAATCTAAGTTATACCGCTTCATTGATATTTTTAGCGTCTCAAACCATTATTCTTTCTGCACACGATGTAAGAACAGATGCTGTTTTGACGGGTTTTATTGCACTTTCTGTTTGGCAGTTTTTAGCTTTTATCAAAACACAAAAAATTAACAATGTAGTTTTAGCAGGATTGTTCACTGCATTGGCTTTTTCTTCAAAAGGTTTGATGGCGATTGTGATTATAGGATTTTCGGTATTTTCTTATTTGCTGTATTCAAGAGAATGGCTGAAATTTTTTAATCTGAAAATAATTTTTGCCGCGCTCAGTTTCGGAGTGGGGATTTTACCGATTTTGTACGCATATTATCATCAATTTGGAAACGAAGGTGTAGAATTTATTTTGTTTAATCAAAGTGTAAATCGTTTACAGGCCAAAGGTTTTGAGCAAAATAGTCCTGATTATTCTTTCTTTTTTCACACATTGCTTTGGGCATTTTTACCTTTTTCAATCGCATTTTACACGGGTGTTTTCGAAAGAACTAAAAATTTGATTAAAGTAAGGTTTCAAAAAGTAGAAGGTGTAGAATTTTTAACTTTAGGCGGATTCTGGTTGGTGATGTTGGTATTTAGTTTTTCTAAATTTAAGTTGCCTCATTATTTAAACGGATTAATTCCCATTCTTTCTGTTTTTACCGCTTCTTATATTTTTGAAATTTTCGAAAAAAATCAATGGAAAAAAGCCAGAGTTTTTTGGGTGATTCAGTTGGTGGTGATTTCGATAAGTTTAGTAGGCGTTTTAATGCTCACATATTATTTTACAGGAATTCATGAAGTGATTTTATTTGTGGTAGGCTTGTTTTTTGTGGGAACTTTACTGCTTTACATTTTCAAAAAAGAAAATATGGTGAGAAGATGGGTTTGGGTCTCTTTGCTTTTTGCTATAACCATTAATATTTTTCTCAATTCGCAGTTTTATCCTGTTTTGACGCAATATCAAGGTGGTTTAAAAATGGCTCAATATTTTGAAAAAAATCAACTTTCAACCCAAAATCTATTCATGCCGAAAGATTACGAAATCTGGTCTTTTGATTTTTATACTCAACAAAACACACCTAGAAAAGAGGTTTCTCTGTTGAAAAAAGGGGATAGAGTTCTGGTATACGAAAATGATTTACAAAATATTACTCAACCGTATGAAATTCTCCATCAGGAAAAGCATTTTAAAATCACTAAACTTTCCCTAAAATTTCTGAATCCTAAAACCAGAAATGAAAAGTTGAAAAAGCTTTATTTATTAGAGATATTAAACTAG
- a CDS encoding CDP-alcohol phosphatidyltransferase family protein translates to MNFIKNNLANAFTLGNLFSGSIGVINLVDGNYKVAALCIIISLVLDFLDGFVARALKANSNLGAQLDSLADMVSFGLLPGVTMFKALEGFGNQFMDFELPFQLKYLGLFVALFSCLRLAIFNLDEEQSYYFKGLNTPSNTVLLFGMYYAFQETGMFWRTFENPVFLVGLIAASCWLLVSPIKMIALKFKSMKLKDNYPKLILLLGGILLISILGLAGIPMVIVFYIIVSLIFQKQM, encoded by the coding sequence ATGAATTTTATAAAAAATAATTTAGCCAATGCTTTCACTCTCGGGAATTTATTTTCTGGAAGCATCGGTGTTATCAATTTAGTAGACGGAAATTATAAAGTTGCCGCACTTTGCATCATTATTTCTTTGGTTTTAGACTTTTTAGACGGATTTGTTGCAAGAGCGCTTAAAGCCAATTCTAATCTTGGCGCACAATTAGATTCTCTAGCAGACATGGTAAGTTTCGGACTTTTGCCTGGCGTAACGATGTTTAAAGCACTAGAAGGTTTCGGCAATCAATTTATGGATTTCGAATTGCCATTTCAGTTGAAATATTTAGGACTTTTCGTGGCTTTATTTTCATGTCTCAGATTGGCTATTTTTAATTTAGATGAAGAGCAAAGTTATTATTTCAAAGGACTCAACACACCGAGTAATACGGTTTTACTTTTCGGAATGTATTACGCATTTCAAGAAACAGGAATGTTCTGGCGAACGTTTGAAAATCCTGTATTTTTAGTAGGACTCATCGCAGCAAGCTGTTGGTTACTTGTCAGTCCCATTAAAATGATTGCGCTCAAATTTAAATCAATGAAACTGAAAGATAATTACCCAAAACTTATCTTACTTTTGGGAGGAATTCTACTAATTTCTATTTTAGGATTGGCGGGAATCCCGATGGTTATCGTTTTTTATATAATCGTTTCCCTAATTTTTCAAAAACAAATGTAA